From Apium graveolens cultivar Ventura chromosome 9, ASM990537v1, whole genome shotgun sequence, the proteins below share one genomic window:
- the LOC141682730 gene encoding protein LATERAL BRANCHING OXIDOREDUCTASE 1-like, whose amino-acid sequence MAPTPMFPVKVGHIDDVQELKKAKQSKIPQRFVRDMAERPALVTTVTPPSDIPVIDLSNLVKGDKAQFHAEISKLTASCEEWGFFQVINHGIDVEVLSNIEKMAMDFFMLPLEEKQKYPMAPGTVQGYGQAFVFSEDQKLDWCNMFALGLEPHYMRNLSLWPKNPPTFCESIEIYSREIRKLCKSLLSFIAMSLGLDKDVFEDMFGVAVQAVRMNYYPACPRPDLVMGLSPHSDGSALTVLQQGKGSSVGLQILKNNTWVPVQPIPNALVINIGDTIEVLTNGRYKSVEHRAVTNKERDRLSIVTFYAPSYDIELGPMPELMDDKNPGKFRRYNHGEYSKHYVTNKLQGKKTLEFAKIHPQASF is encoded by the exons ATGGCTCCAACTCCCATGTTTCCAGTAAAGGTCGGTCATATCGATGATGTGCAGGAACTGAAGAAGGCTAAACAATCAAAGATTCCTCAAAGATTTGTTCGTGACATGGCCGAAAGGCCAGCACTAGTCACCACAGTCACTCCCCCTAGTGACATTCCTGTAATTGATTTGTCGAACCTTGTTAAGGGTGACAAAGCTCAGTTTCATGCAGAAATTTCAAAACTCACAGCTTCTTGTGAGGAGTGGGGATTTTTCCAG GTGATAAATCATGGAATTGATGTGGAAGTTCTGTCAAACATAGAGAAGATGGCTATGGATTTTTTCATGCTGCCTTTAGAGGAAAAACAGAAATATCCGATGGCGCCAGGAACTGTTCAGGGCTACGGACAAGCATTTGTGTTCTCAGAAGATCAAAAACTGGACTGGTGTAACATGTTTGCTCTTGGTTTAGAGCCACACTACATGAGGAACTTGAGTTTGTGGCCTAAAAATCCTCCCACTTTTTG TGAAAGTATAGAAATTTATTCAAGGGAGATCAGGAAACTGTGCAAAAGTCTTCTGAGTTTTATAGCAATGAGTCTTGGACTGGACAAAGATGTGTTTGAAGATATGTTTGGGGTAGCTGTACAAGCTGTGAGGATGAACTACTATCCAGCATGCCCAAGGCCAGACCTTGTTATGGGTTTAAGCCCTCATTCTGATGGGAGTGCTCTCACAGTTCTGCAGCAAGGTAAGGGTAGCTCAGTGGGACTTCAAATCCTCAAGAACAACACTTGGGTCCCTGTCCAGCCCATTCCAAATGCCCTGGTCATCAACATTGGTGACACTATAGAG GTTCTAACAAATGGGAGATACAAAAGTGTGGAACATAGAGCAGTGACTAACAAGGAAAGAGATAGGCTGTCAATAGTTACATTTTATGCACCAAGCTATGACATTGAGCTCGGACCAATGCCTGAACTGATGGATGACAAGAACCCTGGCAAGTTCCGAAGATACAACCATGGAGAGTACAGCAAACACTATGTAACTAACAAACTCCAGGGGAAGAAAACACTGGAATTTGCAAAGATTCATCCCCAAGCTTCATTCTAG